The Flavobacterium johnsoniae genomic sequence AATTACTAAAGAATGATAGAATGGCAAGAAAATATACTAATTCAGCTTTAGCGGAAATGGCTGGTTTCAGCAGTACGCAGCAATTTGCTCTTGCGTTCAGGCAAAAGACCCAAATGCCAGTTAATTTTTTTATCGAGCAAATAAGTAAATAATTCATTTTTTTGAACTCGTTTTAATCTGTAACTTTTACATTTGCTGCCGTAATTTAAAAAAAGACAATATGAAAGATCTGATCGCAAAGATTAATGCAGAGATTGAAACATTCAAAACTGAATCTGATTCTCTATCGGAAAAAGGAGTTAAAGCTGCTGGAGCTCGAGCTCGTAAATCTTCTTTGGAAATTGAAAAACTTTTAAAAGAGTTTAGAAAAGTTTCTATTGAAGAATCGAAAAAATAATTATTATACAAAGTCCTTCTAAATTTAGAAGGACTTTTTTTAAGGAGCAGAAGAGATATTCTAAAAAATATATTAATCTATTCTTTACCGATCTCCTTGATAAACTTTTCAACATTTATATCTACATTTAAAATTGAAATAGTTTTAATATTTAATGATTTTGCTAAATAAAGAATTTTTTCTAAGGTTGGATTAGCTTCTCCTCTTTCAATTGTACCAATTAAGTGTTTTGTTACTCCGGTATTATGATCGGCGAGTTCTTGTTGTGACATAGGTTTTCCTTTATATTCTTTGCTAGGAATATTTTCACGCAGTCTTTTAAATTCTTCCCCTAGCTTTTCCTTTTCAGTCACACCATTCTTTTTATGAATAGTTAAAATTCATACTTATTTTTAAAAATATTGGTATGATATATCATACCAAAAGCTTTTTTTGTTATATTTGTAAAATAATTGCAATTAAAATGTAATTTTGCGATCCTTCATTAAAAAATATTGAAGCATTCGCTTTGAATCTCGTTATCAAAAACTGGTAATTTTTAACGCACGAGATGATAAGTAAGATGCTCACGTCTTATGGCGTGGGCTCACTTATTCGTGCGTGGGTATACCAGTACCTTGATAGCGTTTAAGATGAGTTCCACGCTTTTTTTATTTAACTCCTCTTTAATTCATTGCAAATCTTTCTTAATGTTTCTTTCGCAGTACTAGTCACTAATCTGAAATAATAATGCCTGTGAATTAAGAAATCAAACTTGCTTTTACTTCAAGCATAAAAAATGGCCCTCAACGGCAGCGACCAAACTAGCGTAGAGGACCTTAGCTAATCAAAATCAATTTAACTAACCAATCCCAATATTATGAATTATTCTTCATTCTACAAGGATGGAAAAGCAGTTTATTGCCTGTTTTTTGCGGGCATAATATTGTCTTTCTCATCATCAATGGCCGCAAATTCTAAACGGCTTTTCAGCGCATTTTCGCAACATCTTCAAGTTCAGGGAACCGTCACCGACGGAACTGCTCCCCTGCCTGGTGTCACCGTCTCAGTCAGAGGTCGAACAAGCAATGCTGCAATAACAGATTACAATGGACAGTATTCTATCAGTGTTTCACCTACCGATACACTTTCAGTATCCTTTATAGGATTTAAAACCAGGCTCATCCCTGTAAAAGGCAGATCTAAAATTGACATTACCCTAGAATATGATACGACCACACTTCAGGAAGTGAGAGTTAATGCAGGATATTATTCGGTTAAAGAAAGTGAACGCACCGGCAGCATTGCCCGTATAACTTCCAAAGATATTGAAACGCAGCCTGTGACAAATGTACTGGCAGCTATGCAGGGACGAATGGCAGGAGTTTCGATTACACAGACTACAGGCGTGCCGGGCGGCGCTTTTGACATTAAGGTAAGGGGCCAGAACAGCATAAGATCAGATGCTAATGCCCCGCTTTATATTATTGACGGAGTTCCATATTCATCAGATCCAATCGGCTACAGCCAGACCTCAACTCCTTTTCCTTCACTAACAAGTCCGCTTAACAGCATTGATCCTGCAAGCATAGAGAGCATAGAAGTTCTTAAGGATGCAGATGCCACTTCTATCTATGGTTCGAGAGGAGCAAATGGTGTAGTACTTATCACAACGAAAAAAGGAAGAAAAGGAAAAACAACTTTTTCATTTAATGCGTCAACAGGTGCATCATCCGTAACTAGGTTTGCAGAACTAATGGATACGGAACAGTATCTAAACATGCGTAGACAAGCATTTGCAAATGATGGAATAACTTCCTATCCAGCATCAGCTTTTGATGTAAATGGAACATGGGACCAAAATCGTTACACAGACTGGCAGAAGACCCTAACTGGACGCACTGCACTTACAACTATTTTAAATGCAAGTGTACAAGGGGGCTCTGAGCGCACTCAATTCAGATTAAGTGGCGGTTCAAGCCAACAGTCCACTGTTTTTCCAGAAGAATTTACCTATAAGAAGAGCGGGGTTCAGCTAAGTGTCACCCACACCTCAGCAGATGATCGTTTCAGGCTTTCTGTCAACACTGGCTACAACCTGCAAAACAACAATCAGCCCGCTTTTGATTTTACTTATACTGCAAAGTTTCTTGCACCCAATGCTCCTGCTTTATATGACGAAAATGGAAAACTAAACTGGGCAGGTAACACTTGGTTAAATCCTCTTAGAAATCTTGAGGCAAAATTCAAGTCTAAAACAAGAGATCTTATTACAGGGGCAGTGGTATCATACGATATATCCAAAGGATTTCAGCTAAAAGCCAATTTAGGCTATAGTGATCTTAATCATATGGAGACGCGAATTAATCCTTCTACTATCTATAACCCTGTCGCTAATGTTACCAGTGCTTCTTCCACCCTGTTCGTTAACAATACTCAAAGAACTTCTTGGATCGTAGAACCTCAGATTAACTTTGACAGGGAATTCGCTGGAAGCAAGCTTTCTGTAATTCTGGGAAGCACATTTCAGGATCAGACCACAACTAGTCTGGCCCAATCCGGAACAGGGTTTAGTTCCAACAGCCTAATTTATAACATGGCTTCTGCATCAACATCCAGAACTTTGTTCAGCGAAAAACCACAATACAGATATCAGGCCTTTTTTGGACGCATCAATTATACCATAGAAGAAAAATATATTCTAAATCTTACTGCAAGACGTGATGGTTCAAGTCGATTCGGACCCGAAAACCAGTTTGCGAATTTTGGTGCCATAGGGGCTGCATGGTTATTCTCGAAGGAAAAATTCATGATAAACAATCAGTGGCTGAGTTTTGGAAAATTACGTGCAAGTTACGGTACGACAGGAAGTGACAAGATTGGCGACTATCAATACCTAGATACATATACCACAACTGGTGTACTGTACGACGGAAATGTAGGACTTCAGCCTTCACGCCTTTTCAACCCCGATTTTGGATGGGAGGTCAATAAAAAACTGGAAGCAGCTCTTGAAATAGGTTTTCTTCATGATAGAATATTTCTGACTGCCGCTTGGTATCAAAACAGATCATCAAATCAACTTGTAGGAATCCCGCTGGCATCCACTACCGGTTTTTCCACTCTTCAGGCAAATCTTGATGCTTTAGTTCAAAATAATGGACTTGAATTTACTTTACGTACAGAAAACATTACTGGCAAAACTTTCAGCTGGGCAACTAATTTTAATATTTCAACTAACAAAAATAAACTGCTTGAGTTTCCCAACCTACAGGGTTCATCCTACAGCCAAACCTATAGAATAGGCTTACCGCTAAATATACGTTTACTTTATCAATTTGAAGGAGTTGATCCCCAAACTGGTCTTTATAAATTTAGTGATTTAAACTTAGATGGAAAAATCACCAGTCCTGAAGACAAACAGATCGCAATGGATCTAACGCCGAAATATTATGGCGGACTGCAGAATCAGTTGTCATACAAAGCATGGAAACTAGATTTTCTGTTTCAATTTGTCAAGCAGAAAAATACGATTGCGTCCCTAGATCCTGCAGGGCAGATGTCCAATATGCCTGTAAGATTTGTGGACAGCTGGACAAATCCTGGAGACCAGACTCCTTACCAGATTTATACTGCAGGTTATAATAATGGAGCTGTTAACAACGGATATCTATATAATTCAAGCACAGCTTTTGTAACGGATGCTTCTTTTATAAGACTGAAAAATATTGCACTATCCTGGCTGATCCCTCTTCAATTAAAAAACGTTCAGTG encodes the following:
- a CDS encoding histone H1 — its product is MKDLIAKINAEIETFKTESDSLSEKGVKAAGARARKSSLEIEKLLKEFRKVSIEESKK
- a CDS encoding helix-turn-helix domain-containing protein codes for the protein MTEKEKLGEEFKRLRENIPSKEYKGKPMSQQELADHNTGVTKHLIGTIERGEANPTLEKILYLAKSLNIKTISILNVDINVEKFIKEIGKE
- a CDS encoding SusC/RagA family TonB-linked outer membrane protein, producing the protein MNYSSFYKDGKAVYCLFFAGIILSFSSSMAANSKRLFSAFSQHLQVQGTVTDGTAPLPGVTVSVRGRTSNAAITDYNGQYSISVSPTDTLSVSFIGFKTRLIPVKGRSKIDITLEYDTTTLQEVRVNAGYYSVKESERTGSIARITSKDIETQPVTNVLAAMQGRMAGVSITQTTGVPGGAFDIKVRGQNSIRSDANAPLYIIDGVPYSSDPIGYSQTSTPFPSLTSPLNSIDPASIESIEVLKDADATSIYGSRGANGVVLITTKKGRKGKTTFSFNASTGASSVTRFAELMDTEQYLNMRRQAFANDGITSYPASAFDVNGTWDQNRYTDWQKTLTGRTALTTILNASVQGGSERTQFRLSGGSSQQSTVFPEEFTYKKSGVQLSVTHTSADDRFRLSVNTGYNLQNNNQPAFDFTYTAKFLAPNAPALYDENGKLNWAGNTWLNPLRNLEAKFKSKTRDLITGAVVSYDISKGFQLKANLGYSDLNHMETRINPSTIYNPVANVTSASSTLFVNNTQRTSWIVEPQINFDREFAGSKLSVILGSTFQDQTTTSLAQSGTGFSSNSLIYNMASASTSRTLFSEKPQYRYQAFFGRINYTIEEKYILNLTARRDGSSRFGPENQFANFGAIGAAWLFSKEKFMINNQWLSFGKLRASYGTTGSDKIGDYQYLDTYTTTGVLYDGNVGLQPSRLFNPDFGWEVNKKLEAALEIGFLHDRIFLTAAWYQNRSSNQLVGIPLASTTGFSTLQANLDALVQNNGLEFTLRTENITGKTFSWATNFNISTNKNKLLEFPNLQGSSYSQTYRIGLPLNIRLLYQFEGVDPQTGLYKFSDLNLDGKITSPEDKQIAMDLTPKYYGGLQNQLSYKAWKLDFLFQFVKQKNTIASLDPAGQMSNMPVRFVDSWTNPGDQTPYQIYTAGYNNGAVNNGYLYNSSTAFVTDASFIRLKNIALSWLIPLQLKNVQCSLNVQAENLLTFTNYQDGDPEFISSGNLSPLKTITGGIQFNF